In a genomic window of Telopea speciosissima isolate NSW1024214 ecotype Mountain lineage chromosome 5, Tspe_v1, whole genome shotgun sequence:
- the LOC122661767 gene encoding F-box protein At1g47056-like, with translation MPGGDDAHANLDLLPDECLAYIFDFLGSLDRGNCSLVCRRWLLVEGQNQHHLNLRAESDLLPVIPSLFIRFDAVTQLTLKGTDHRFVDDALVLLSLHCHNLTSLKIDKCHDLIDAGMMAVAVNCKRLKKLSCHSCKFSSKGINAVLDHCSSLQVMSLSGQYNVDPAASAAVPVRSSNLRSLEILADCTGDWDNLLTDIVERTSTGLVEVRLMYFRISDVGLAAISNCSNLERLRLVGNSNCTDNAGIVSIANNCKLLSKLCIHGSNNNNKIDDESLIAIAKGCPNLEELALFGINLTCLSLRLLGANCQNLNYLVLRGSDKIGDAEISCIATTCIALRFLFIIDCPAVTNRGMEVLSAACPNRLRIFLAFKGCTTFRFGG, from the exons ATGCCTGGCGGCGATGATGCCCATGCCAATCTCGATCTCCTCCCGGATGAATGCCTGGCCTACATCTTCGACTTCCTGGGCTCCCTTGACCGCGGAAACTGCTCTCTAGTTTGCCGCCGTTGGCTCCTTGTCGAGGGTCAGAATCAACATCACCTCAACCTCAGGGCCGAATCCGATCTCCTCCCCGTCATCCCTTCTCTCTTTATTCGCTTTGATGCAGTCACCCAACTCACCCTTAAAGGTACTGATCACCGATTCGTCGACGACGCTCTTgtcctcctctctctccacTGCCATAACCTAACTAGTCTCAAGATCGATAAATGTCACGACTTGATCGATGCAGGCATGATGGCTGTCGCCGTCAACTGTAAGAGATTGAAGAAGCTTTCTTGTCATTCGTGCAAATTTAGTTCCAAAGGCATAAACGCTGTGCTCGATCACTGTTCCTCTCTCCAAGTCATGAGTCTTAGTGGCCAGTATAATGTTGATCCTGCTGCTTCTGCTGCCGTGCCTGTCAGGTCTAGTAATCTCAGGAGCTTGGAGATCTTGGCGGACTGCACTGGGGATTGGGATAATCTACTCACAGACATAGTGGAACGAACCAGTACTGGACTGGTTGAGGTCCGTTTGATGTATTTTAGAATTAGCGATGTCGGCCTTGCTGCTATCTCTAATTGCTCGAATCTAGAGCGCTTGCGCCTTGTTGGCAATAGCAACTGCACGGAT AATGCGGGGATTGTGTCCATCGCTAACAACTGCAAGCTCCTAAGCAAACTCTGCATCCATGGaagtaataataacaataagaTAGATGACGAGAGCCTTATTGCCATTGCCAAAGGGTGCCCTAACCTTGAGGAGTTGGCTCTTTTTGGTATCAATCTTACTTGTTTGAGTTTGAGGCTGCTCGGTGCCAATTGCCAGAATCTCAATTACTTGGTACTCAGGGGGAGTGACAAGATCGGTGATGCTGAGATTTCATGCATTGCTACTACATGCATTGCACTAAGGTTTCTCTTCATCATCGACTGCCCAGCTGTCACCAATCGTGGGATGGAAGTTCTTTCTGCTGCCTGCCCTAATCGCTTAAGGATTTTTTTGGCATTCAAGGGGTGTACCACGTTTAGGTTTGGTGGTTGA